In the Leguminivora glycinivorella isolate SPB_JAAS2020 chromosome 14, LegGlyc_1.1, whole genome shotgun sequence genome, one interval contains:
- the LOC125233447 gene encoding uncharacterized protein LOC125233447 — translation MASDIISSLQLDKHTTNRVIVAKEINGCDSSFITSCILGHCIKSKQAVLFIATHNSLLHYQSVGLKMNYNLQRQVDAGLVHFLKLDEELVNLIMSNEEKSLQNIFSSINQTVQSLKVNNSVVHIILDGVSHLFDLHYSLRDVNIFCNQLIQLNRGSIGSFVLFHCNVAHEDDVTHVMANLLCHTAHTILEVRNLLSGLSADVSGHLTLKYPGHKFEDEHMNTIDMKPSRYLFKLFDRGVKLFAPGTV, via the coding sequence ATGGCTTCTGATATAATATCAAGTCTCCAGCTGGATAAACACACAACCAACAGAGTGATTGTTGCTAAGGAAATTAATGGGTGTGATAGTTCATTTATCACCAGCTGCATACTTGGTCACTGCATTAAAAGTAAGCAGGCTGTCCTGTTCATAGCTACTCACAATTCTCTTCTCCATTACCAGAGTGTAggattaaaaatgaattataaTTTACAAAGGCAAGTAGATGCCGGCCttgtacattttttaaaactagATGAGGAACTTGTTAATCTCATAATGTCTAATGAAGAAAAgtcattacaaaatatattttcttcaATAAATCAAACTGTACAAAGTTTGAAGGTGAATAATAGTGTGGTCCATATTATTTTAGATGGTGTTTCTCATTTGTTTGACTTGCATTATAGTCTCAGagatgttaatattttttgcaatcAATTAATTCAGTTAAATAGAGGTAGCATAGgctcatttgttttatttcattgtaatgTAGCACATGAAGATGATGTGACTCATGTGATGGCAAACCTCCTTTGCCACACAGCCCATACAATTCTGGAAGTCAGAAACCTTTTGTCAGGTTTGAGTGCCGATGTGTCTGGACACTTAACTTTAAAGTACCCAGGGCACAAGTTTGAAGATGAACATATGAACACCATTGACATGAAACCTTCCCGGTATCTGTTCAAACTATTTGATAGAGGTGTTAAACTGTTTGCCCCGGGCACTGTGTAA
- the LOC125233444 gene encoding uncharacterized protein LOC125233444 isoform X1 yields MPTMLHYTKSKRQKALSWITYPPDLPNNFGIAFGRLSSLLKRMDQETLMSYDDTFKQQLAKGIIEVVPTSGTSTGNAIHYLPFHGVRHRGKPMRIVYDASSKSNKNTKSLNECLYRGPLMLEDLTGLLIKFRTHHIGLTSDIEKAFLQMALHEKDRDVTRFLWLKDTSKPVSQDNLLYLRFCRVPFGVISSPFLLNATIKEHLNNAEDQHVRQKANDIYVDNFVSGCSTTAEAIELYKSLKGSFQDISMSLRDWSSNSEEFMKMVPDTCKENKVKVLGLEWDIKKDTLQLKPNLQEEAVTKRGILKTIASIYDPCGYAAPHTLSAKLFLQGLWKAGVSWDSPLSSELTEEWNIIRQNLEVIGKVSVDRCYMKTPTEANYQLHCFTDASLQAYAASVFLVCGSKKSFIMGKSRLIPTKDQDNLKIPRLELLGVLIGCRLMKFVLKFLQQKIVRQVLWTDSQIVIEWCKSNKLLPPFVARRVEEIKTNKDLEIRYLPSSLNPADVGTRPLRAEEDKEKWLNGPQFITEDPQKWPTTSGSEPTSSLLTGEGLGFQEDIEMVDKEDPVVNVNPMKTEEIITPNEVIGNNQSTDDKLHKLKEIQAKYFPLEVEGKETNLSRNLGVFKDIDDLLRCKGRMKNANWSFDKRYPILIPKESDFTKEIIMKTHQENKHVGVSHTLDKIREMYWIPQGRSKVQRILKGCPECMKHDGGPYRLPETPALPKERVNYSSPFTYVGTDYLGPLLVNNGNGSCKRWISLYTCLAVRAIHLEVVKDLTAEEGLLALKRMISARGVPTLITSDNAAHYKLLSEILQDPYCIEKEIKWKFIPQLAPWHGGFYERLIGLTKNCMKKTLQKHLLNDSQLATTVKEIEAVLNTRPLTYVDSEPDHVLKPSDFLTMGKCIVMETSSMDPITSHGTVTKDNLIKGWKKALIILREFKEMFENRYLLNLRERYSHHPKEPRVTSKLTPKIGQIVQIKGDTKNRINWKVGKIVSLKEGADGLCRVATVQVGDTIYTRSIAHLYPLEIEDGEEQCKQTSHEESVEESVQVPDVPHPTRRDDVMKESTNDVLKTSEQKSYQLTELNESEEIPSDSVLLEPASSQLHEPEPKSIPEPDPLAVKDMTFCENTDPETHHLENIASAEHHDESRPKRAAALRALEKIKEWTSNLVAVLLPVVGSVATNAKL; encoded by the exons ATGCCCACTATGCTACATTATACAAAATCGAAGCGGCAAAAAGCA TTAT CATGGATAACTTATCCGCCTGACTTACCTAATAACTTTGGAATCGCCTTTGGGCGTCTGTCAAGTTTACTGAAGCGCATGGACCAAGAAACCTTAATGTCATACGACGATACATTTAAACAACAATTAGCTAAGGGTATAATAGAAGTCGTACCCACATCAGGAACGTCAACTGGTAACGCTATTCACTACCTACCCTTCCATGGAGTACGTCATCGAGGAAAACCTATGCGAATCGTGTATGATGCTAGTTCCAAGAGTAACAAGAACACCAAGAGTCTGAACGAGTGCTTATACAGAGGACCACTCATGCTTGAAGACCTTACAGGGTTACTCATCAAATTCAGGACACATCACATAGGATTGACGTCCGACATAGAAAAGGCGTTTTTACAGATGGCATTACACGAGAAGGATCGTGACGTTACCAGATTCTTATGGCTTAAAGATACCTCTAAACCAGTATCTCAGGATAACCTACTTTACCTAAGATTCTGCAGAGTTCCATTCGGCGTGATATCTTCACCGTTTCTACTGAATGCGACTATTAAAGAACATTTAAATAATGCAGAAGATCAGCATGTCAGGCAGAAAGCGAATGACATATACGTAGACAACTTTGTTTCAGGCTGTAGTACTACAGCTGAAGCAATAGAGCTTTACAAAAGTTTAAAAGGATCTTTTCAAGATATTTCAATGTCACTCAGGGATTGGAGTTCTAACTCCGAAGAATTCATGAAGATGGTCCCTGATACATGTAAAGAAAACAAGGTAAAAGTACTTGGCTTAGAGTGGGACATAAAAAAGGACACCCTCCAGCTGAAGCCCAACCTCCAAGAGGAAGCAGTCACAAAAAGAGGAATACTGAAGACTATCGCATCAATTTATGACCCGTGCGGTTACGCGGCACCTCATACATTATCAGCTAAACTTTTTCTGCAAGGACTTTGGAAGGCCGGAGTATCTTGGGACTCACCATTATCAAGCGAGCTAACAGAAGAGTGGAACATCATCCGACAGAACCTAGAAGTCATAGGAAAGGTATCGGTGGATAGATGTTACATGAAGACACCAACGGAAGCGAATTACCAACTGCACTGCTTCACAGATGCTTCACTACAAGCCTACGCAGCATCGGTGTTTCTAGTCTGTGGCTCGAAGAAAAGCTTTATCATGGGTAAATCCCGTCTGATACCAACCAAGGATCAAGATAACCTCAAGATACCCCGTCTAGAACTTCTGGGAGTACTGATAGGCTGTAGACTGATGAAGTTCGTCCTTAAGTTTCTGCAACAGAAAATAGTAAGACAAGTCTTATGGACCGATAGTCAGATTGTCATCGAATGGTGTAAGTCTAACAAACTACTTCCTCCCTTCGTTGCCAGACGAGTAGAAGAAATCAAGACAAACAAAGACCTGGAGATAAGATATCTACCATCAAGCTTGAACCCAGCAGATGTAGGCACAAGACCCCTTCGTGCAGAGGAGGATAAGGAGAAATGGCTGAATGGTCCGCAGTTTATAACAGAAGATCCACAGAAATGGCCAACCACATCCGGCAGTGAGCCAACCAGTTCTCTTCTGACAGGGGAGGGTCTTGGGTTCCAAGAAGACATAGAGATGGTCGATAAAGAAGATCCAGTTGTTAATGTCAACCCGATGAAAACGGAGGAAATTATAACACCAAATGAAGTGATAGGAAATAATCAGTCAACAGACGACAAGCttcataaattaaaagaaattcaAGCTAAATATTTTCCTCTAGAGGTAGAAGGAAAAGAAACCAATCTAAGTCGAAACTTAGGAGTATTCAAGGACATTGATGACCTATTGAGATGCAAAGGTCGTATGAAAAACGCAAACTGGTCGTTCGACAAACGATACCCTATACTCATACCAAAAGAGTCAGATTTCACGAAGGAAATTATAATGAAAACTCATCAAGAGAACAAACATGTAGGTGTCAGCCACACGCTTGATAAAATAAGAGAAATGTATTGGATTCCTCAAGGAAGAAGTAAAGTCCAACGGATATTAAAGGGATGCCCTGAATGTATGAAACATGATGGAGGACCTTATAGACTACCAGAAACCCCTGCTCTTCCTAAAGAGAGAGTCAATTACAGCTCTCCTTTTACGTACGTTGGAACAGACTACCTGGGACCACTTCTAGTTAACAACGGGAATGGCAGTTGTAAAAGATGGATTAGCCTTTATACATGTTTAGCGGTAAGAGCCATTCACCTGGAAGTGGTAAAGGATCTAACAGCGGAAGAAGGTCTTCTGGCCTTAAAAAGGATGATATCAGCGAGAGGCGTGCCTACCTTAATTACATCTGACAACGCAGCTCATTACAAGTTACTTTCTGAAATTCTTCAAGACCCATATTGCATAGAAAAGGAGATTAAATGGAAATTCATACCGCAATTAGCCCCATGGCATGGAGGATTTTACGAAAGGTTGATTGGCTTAACCAAGAATTGTATGAAGAAAACCTTACAAAAACACTTATTGAATGACAGCCAGCTGGCAACAACAGTTAAGGAAATAGAAGCAGTACTTAACACAAGACCTTTAACCTACGTGGATTCAGAACCTGACCACGTATTAAAACCCTCAGACTTTCTTACCATGGGAAAATGTATCGTAATGGAAACGTCGAGCATGGATCCTATTACGTCACATGGGACAGTAACCAAAGACAATCTAATTAAAGGTTGGAAGAAAGCGCTCATCATTCTACGAGAATTCAAAGAGATGTTTGAGAACAGGTATCTCCTAAATTTGAGAGAAAGATACTCCCATCATCCTAAGGAGCCTAGAGTGACTTCAAAATTAACGCCAAAAATAGGTCAGATAGTGCAAATAAAAGGCGACACGAAGAATAGGATCAATTGGAAAGTTGGGAAAATAGTATCTTTAAAGGAAGGCGCCGATGGTTTATGTAGAGTAGCCACGGTCCAAGTAGGAGATACAATATATACAAGATCTATCGCGCATCTCTACCCGTTAGAGATCGAAGATGGAGAGGAACAGTGTAAACAAACGTCACATGAAGAAAGCGTAGAAGAATCTGTACAGGTTCCTGACGTCCCACATCCAACAAGAAGGGACGACGTGATGAAAGAATCCACTAACGACGTTCTTAAGACTTCTGAGCAGAAATCTTATCAATTAACAGAATTAAACGAGTCAGAAGAAATACCGTCTGATTCAGTCTTATTAGAGCCTGCATCTAGTCAGTTACACGAGCCTGAGCCTAAGTCCATACCCGAACCAGACCCACTCGCAGTCAAAGACATGACGTTCTGCGAGAACACTGATCCTGAAACGCACCACCTAGAGAACATCGCGTCGGCTGAACATCACGACGAGTCCAGACCTAAGAGAGCAGCGGCGCTTCGTGCTCTTGAGAAGATTAAGGAGTGGACCAGCAACTTAGTCGCAGTTTTGCTGCCTGTAGTGGGGAGTGTCGCGACCAACGCGAAACTATAG
- the LOC125233444 gene encoding uncharacterized protein LOC125233444 isoform X2 gives MDQETLMSYDDTFKQQLAKGIIEVVPTSGTSTGNAIHYLPFHGVRHRGKPMRIVYDASSKSNKNTKSLNECLYRGPLMLEDLTGLLIKFRTHHIGLTSDIEKAFLQMALHEKDRDVTRFLWLKDTSKPVSQDNLLYLRFCRVPFGVISSPFLLNATIKEHLNNAEDQHVRQKANDIYVDNFVSGCSTTAEAIELYKSLKGSFQDISMSLRDWSSNSEEFMKMVPDTCKENKVKVLGLEWDIKKDTLQLKPNLQEEAVTKRGILKTIASIYDPCGYAAPHTLSAKLFLQGLWKAGVSWDSPLSSELTEEWNIIRQNLEVIGKVSVDRCYMKTPTEANYQLHCFTDASLQAYAASVFLVCGSKKSFIMGKSRLIPTKDQDNLKIPRLELLGVLIGCRLMKFVLKFLQQKIVRQVLWTDSQIVIEWCKSNKLLPPFVARRVEEIKTNKDLEIRYLPSSLNPADVGTRPLRAEEDKEKWLNGPQFITEDPQKWPTTSGSEPTSSLLTGEGLGFQEDIEMVDKEDPVVNVNPMKTEEIITPNEVIGNNQSTDDKLHKLKEIQAKYFPLEVEGKETNLSRNLGVFKDIDDLLRCKGRMKNANWSFDKRYPILIPKESDFTKEIIMKTHQENKHVGVSHTLDKIREMYWIPQGRSKVQRILKGCPECMKHDGGPYRLPETPALPKERVNYSSPFTYVGTDYLGPLLVNNGNGSCKRWISLYTCLAVRAIHLEVVKDLTAEEGLLALKRMISARGVPTLITSDNAAHYKLLSEILQDPYCIEKEIKWKFIPQLAPWHGGFYERLIGLTKNCMKKTLQKHLLNDSQLATTVKEIEAVLNTRPLTYVDSEPDHVLKPSDFLTMGKCIVMETSSMDPITSHGTVTKDNLIKGWKKALIILREFKEMFENRYLLNLRERYSHHPKEPRVTSKLTPKIGQIVQIKGDTKNRINWKVGKIVSLKEGADGLCRVATVQVGDTIYTRSIAHLYPLEIEDGEEQCKQTSHEESVEESVQVPDVPHPTRRDDVMKESTNDVLKTSEQKSYQLTELNESEEIPSDSVLLEPASSQLHEPEPKSIPEPDPLAVKDMTFCENTDPETHHLENIASAEHHDESRPKRAAALRALEKIKEWTSNLVAVLLPVVGSVATNAKL, from the coding sequence ATGGACCAAGAAACCTTAATGTCATACGACGATACATTTAAACAACAATTAGCTAAGGGTATAATAGAAGTCGTACCCACATCAGGAACGTCAACTGGTAACGCTATTCACTACCTACCCTTCCATGGAGTACGTCATCGAGGAAAACCTATGCGAATCGTGTATGATGCTAGTTCCAAGAGTAACAAGAACACCAAGAGTCTGAACGAGTGCTTATACAGAGGACCACTCATGCTTGAAGACCTTACAGGGTTACTCATCAAATTCAGGACACATCACATAGGATTGACGTCCGACATAGAAAAGGCGTTTTTACAGATGGCATTACACGAGAAGGATCGTGACGTTACCAGATTCTTATGGCTTAAAGATACCTCTAAACCAGTATCTCAGGATAACCTACTTTACCTAAGATTCTGCAGAGTTCCATTCGGCGTGATATCTTCACCGTTTCTACTGAATGCGACTATTAAAGAACATTTAAATAATGCAGAAGATCAGCATGTCAGGCAGAAAGCGAATGACATATACGTAGACAACTTTGTTTCAGGCTGTAGTACTACAGCTGAAGCAATAGAGCTTTACAAAAGTTTAAAAGGATCTTTTCAAGATATTTCAATGTCACTCAGGGATTGGAGTTCTAACTCCGAAGAATTCATGAAGATGGTCCCTGATACATGTAAAGAAAACAAGGTAAAAGTACTTGGCTTAGAGTGGGACATAAAAAAGGACACCCTCCAGCTGAAGCCCAACCTCCAAGAGGAAGCAGTCACAAAAAGAGGAATACTGAAGACTATCGCATCAATTTATGACCCGTGCGGTTACGCGGCACCTCATACATTATCAGCTAAACTTTTTCTGCAAGGACTTTGGAAGGCCGGAGTATCTTGGGACTCACCATTATCAAGCGAGCTAACAGAAGAGTGGAACATCATCCGACAGAACCTAGAAGTCATAGGAAAGGTATCGGTGGATAGATGTTACATGAAGACACCAACGGAAGCGAATTACCAACTGCACTGCTTCACAGATGCTTCACTACAAGCCTACGCAGCATCGGTGTTTCTAGTCTGTGGCTCGAAGAAAAGCTTTATCATGGGTAAATCCCGTCTGATACCAACCAAGGATCAAGATAACCTCAAGATACCCCGTCTAGAACTTCTGGGAGTACTGATAGGCTGTAGACTGATGAAGTTCGTCCTTAAGTTTCTGCAACAGAAAATAGTAAGACAAGTCTTATGGACCGATAGTCAGATTGTCATCGAATGGTGTAAGTCTAACAAACTACTTCCTCCCTTCGTTGCCAGACGAGTAGAAGAAATCAAGACAAACAAAGACCTGGAGATAAGATATCTACCATCAAGCTTGAACCCAGCAGATGTAGGCACAAGACCCCTTCGTGCAGAGGAGGATAAGGAGAAATGGCTGAATGGTCCGCAGTTTATAACAGAAGATCCACAGAAATGGCCAACCACATCCGGCAGTGAGCCAACCAGTTCTCTTCTGACAGGGGAGGGTCTTGGGTTCCAAGAAGACATAGAGATGGTCGATAAAGAAGATCCAGTTGTTAATGTCAACCCGATGAAAACGGAGGAAATTATAACACCAAATGAAGTGATAGGAAATAATCAGTCAACAGACGACAAGCttcataaattaaaagaaattcaAGCTAAATATTTTCCTCTAGAGGTAGAAGGAAAAGAAACCAATCTAAGTCGAAACTTAGGAGTATTCAAGGACATTGATGACCTATTGAGATGCAAAGGTCGTATGAAAAACGCAAACTGGTCGTTCGACAAACGATACCCTATACTCATACCAAAAGAGTCAGATTTCACGAAGGAAATTATAATGAAAACTCATCAAGAGAACAAACATGTAGGTGTCAGCCACACGCTTGATAAAATAAGAGAAATGTATTGGATTCCTCAAGGAAGAAGTAAAGTCCAACGGATATTAAAGGGATGCCCTGAATGTATGAAACATGATGGAGGACCTTATAGACTACCAGAAACCCCTGCTCTTCCTAAAGAGAGAGTCAATTACAGCTCTCCTTTTACGTACGTTGGAACAGACTACCTGGGACCACTTCTAGTTAACAACGGGAATGGCAGTTGTAAAAGATGGATTAGCCTTTATACATGTTTAGCGGTAAGAGCCATTCACCTGGAAGTGGTAAAGGATCTAACAGCGGAAGAAGGTCTTCTGGCCTTAAAAAGGATGATATCAGCGAGAGGCGTGCCTACCTTAATTACATCTGACAACGCAGCTCATTACAAGTTACTTTCTGAAATTCTTCAAGACCCATATTGCATAGAAAAGGAGATTAAATGGAAATTCATACCGCAATTAGCCCCATGGCATGGAGGATTTTACGAAAGGTTGATTGGCTTAACCAAGAATTGTATGAAGAAAACCTTACAAAAACACTTATTGAATGACAGCCAGCTGGCAACAACAGTTAAGGAAATAGAAGCAGTACTTAACACAAGACCTTTAACCTACGTGGATTCAGAACCTGACCACGTATTAAAACCCTCAGACTTTCTTACCATGGGAAAATGTATCGTAATGGAAACGTCGAGCATGGATCCTATTACGTCACATGGGACAGTAACCAAAGACAATCTAATTAAAGGTTGGAAGAAAGCGCTCATCATTCTACGAGAATTCAAAGAGATGTTTGAGAACAGGTATCTCCTAAATTTGAGAGAAAGATACTCCCATCATCCTAAGGAGCCTAGAGTGACTTCAAAATTAACGCCAAAAATAGGTCAGATAGTGCAAATAAAAGGCGACACGAAGAATAGGATCAATTGGAAAGTTGGGAAAATAGTATCTTTAAAGGAAGGCGCCGATGGTTTATGTAGAGTAGCCACGGTCCAAGTAGGAGATACAATATATACAAGATCTATCGCGCATCTCTACCCGTTAGAGATCGAAGATGGAGAGGAACAGTGTAAACAAACGTCACATGAAGAAAGCGTAGAAGAATCTGTACAGGTTCCTGACGTCCCACATCCAACAAGAAGGGACGACGTGATGAAAGAATCCACTAACGACGTTCTTAAGACTTCTGAGCAGAAATCTTATCAATTAACAGAATTAAACGAGTCAGAAGAAATACCGTCTGATTCAGTCTTATTAGAGCCTGCATCTAGTCAGTTACACGAGCCTGAGCCTAAGTCCATACCCGAACCAGACCCACTCGCAGTCAAAGACATGACGTTCTGCGAGAACACTGATCCTGAAACGCACCACCTAGAGAACATCGCGTCGGCTGAACATCACGACGAGTCCAGACCTAAGAGAGCAGCGGCGCTTCGTGCTCTTGAGAAGATTAAGGAGTGGACCAGCAACTTAGTCGCAGTTTTGCTGCCTGTAGTGGGGAGTGTCGCGACCAACGCGAAACTATAG